A portion of the Tachysurus vachellii isolate PV-2020 chromosome 14, HZAU_Pvac_v1, whole genome shotgun sequence genome contains these proteins:
- the commd9 gene encoding COMM domain-containing protein 9 produces MAPLAEEHFSSLNLLLKAPSKDVVRQICTDSFTTRVHESQSVIDSTARALSVSSTEAMQVLAAFHTLSHHVVFHNFTAPEQIQSLFPATFHSNLKNLITKILLEQSATWRNEALSSQISLPQLEDLEWRVDMKMASDSVSRMAVPTCILHMKIQDGGSVSSKSKSSVTVELSKETLDTMLDGLGRIRDQLSAVAGK; encoded by the exons ATGGCTCCTCTAGCAGAAGAACATTTCAGCTCATTAAACCTTTTATTAAAG gctCCATCCAAAGATGTTGTGCGACAGATCTGCACAGACAGTTTCACTACAAGGGTGCACGAGTCCCAGAGTGTGATAGACAGCACTGCTCGTGCACTGTCTGTGTCCAGCACCGAGGCCATGCAG GTGTTGGCAGCATTTCACACGCTTTCGCATCACGTGGTGTTCCACAATTTTACAGCACCAGAACAAATCCAGTCTCTTTTCCCAGCTACTTTCCACTCAAACCTCAAAAATCTCATCACAAAGATCCTGCTTGAACAAAG CGCAACATGGAGAAATGAGGCTTTGTCCAGTCAGA TCTCTCTGCCACAGCTTGAAGACTTGGAGTGGAGGGTGGACATGAAGATGGCGTCTGACTCTGTGAGCCGCATGGCTGTGCCTACCTGTATCCTGCACATGAAG ATCCAAGACGGAGGCAGTGTGAGCAGCAAAAGCAAGTCTTCAGTCACCGTGGAACTGAGCAAAGAAACTTTGGACACGATGCTAGACGGACTGGGACGCATCCGGGACCAGCTCTCTGCCGTGGCCGGGAAATAG
- the rpl18a gene encoding large ribosomal subunit protein eL20 — protein sequence MKASGTLREYKVVGRLLPSAKNPAPPLYRMRIFAPNHVVAKSRFWYFVSQLRKMKKASGEIAYCGLVHEKSPLKVKNFGIWLRYDSRSGTHNMYREYRDLTTSGAVTQCYRDMGARHRARAHAIQIMKVQVIPANKCRRAAIKQFHDSKIKFPLPHRVLRRQHKPRFTTRRPKTFF from the exons ATGAAGGCGTCTGGCACA CTTAGGGAGTACAAAGTTGTTGGGCGTCTCTTGCCCTCTGCCAAGAACCCGGCACCACCTCTGTACCGTATGAGGATCTTCGCCCCTAACCATGTGGTGGCAAAGTCTCGCTTCTGGTACTTTGTCTCCCAgctgaggaagatgaagaaggcTTCTGGAGAGATTGCGTACTGCGGACTG GTTCATGAGAAATCTCCACTGAAGGTGAAAAACTTTGGCATCTGGCTGCGTTATGACTCCCGCAGTGGCACACACAACATGTACCGCGAGTACAGAGACCTCACCACCTCTGGAGCTGTTACCCAGTGCT ACCGTGATATGGGTGCTCGTCACCGTGCTCGTGCTCACGCCATACAGATTATGAAAGTGCAGGTGATCCCAGCCAACAAGTGTCGCAGAGCCGCCATCAAGCAGTTCCAC GATTCCAAGATCAAGTTCCCTCTGCCCCACAGGGTCCTGCGTCGCCAGCACAAGCCCCGCTTCACCACCAGGAGGCCAAAAACATTCTTCTAA